CGGAGCGATGGCAACGCTGTAGTTCGAGCGGGCGGCGGCGACATCGCCGATCGTGAGATCGCCCAGGGTGTAATCGCCCAAGGTGGAATCACCCAGGGTGTAATCGCCCAGGGTATAATCGCTCAGTGTGTAGAAGTATTCCTTCGGCGGCGTGCCGCAGCCCACGGCCAAGAGCGCCAGCGACAGGCCGATCCACGCGCGACGGCCCGTCATGGCCGGCCCTCCTGCTTACCCCGGATCAGCGATTCCGGATGGCGTTCGAGAAAATCGCTTAGATTACGGAGCGCCTCGGTCGCGCGCCGGACCTCGCGCAGCGTCTCCCGCACATCGGTCTGCACGGGTGCGTCCGCCGCCAATAAACCATGCTCCGCGGTGGCGAGCGTCTGGCGTGCCTGCCCGAGGGTCGCGTGCAACTCGGGCGCGATCCCGGTGCCGAGGTCCTTAACCAGCTTGTCCGCCGCCTGGAGCAATGGATCGAGCCTCACCAGGGCCCTGTGGACGTCGTCGCCGATCTGTTCGAACGGTACTCGCTCGAGCTGGGTCACGATACTCTCGAGCATGGTCTGCAACTCCTCGAAGGTCCCCGGCATGGTCGGGATCTGGAGCGGCGTGCGTGTCGTATCGAGGGTGATCTTCGGGGCATTGGGGAAGAAATCCAATGCCACGTAGCGCTGGCCCGTCAACAGATTCCCGCTGCGCAACTGGCCGCGCAGGCCGCGATCGACATAGCGTCGTACACTCTCAACGAGGTCGCGAGCCGGGCTTACGGGATTCAGCAAGCGGGCCCGCAGGCGATCGGGGTAGATACGGATCTCTACCGGGCTGTGGATCTCCATCGTGGTGGGATGGATTTCGAGACCGATCGCGGTCACCTCGCCGATGGTGAGGCCGCGGAAATCGACCGCCGCCCCGACCGATAACCCGCGCACCGACTCATCGAACAGGAGCAGATAGGTTTCCGCGACCGTGTCCGGGTGCTCGAACGCCTCGCCCTGGTTGGCGAACAGCGTGAACCGGGTGTTGGGCTCCGAAGGCGGACCCGGCTCGACATCGGGTGGGGTCTGGAAGGCGATGCCGCCGAGCAGGATGGAGGTCAGTGACTGCGTCTGGACCCGGAACCCGCCGGCATCGAGCGCCACATCCACGCCGCTGGCGTTCCAGAAGCGGGTGTCGGCGGTGACGAAGCGGTCGTAAGGGGCACGCACGAAGATGCGGAACGATACCTCCGTGCCGTCCTTTGCCAGCTTGAACCCGATGACCTCACCGACCTGTAGGCGGCGGAAATACACGGGAGATCCGATCTCGAGCGAACCCAGCTCGTCGGCGCGCAGGACGAACTGCCGGCCGGGCCGATCGCCGGTGACGATGGGCGCGGTTTCGAGACCCTTGAAACTGCGCCGCGACTTACTGGCCTTGCCCGGATCGATGCCGACATAGGACCCGGACAGGAGTGTCCCGAGGCCGGACACCTGGCCCCCGGCGACTCTTGGCCGCACCACCCAGAAACGCGTGTCCTCGACCAGGAACGACTCGGCCTGTTTGCTGAGCTCTGCCGTGGCGACGACGGTCTTGCGGTCCTCGCCGAGAACGACCTCGGTGACCAGGCCGATGTCGACCTCTTTGTATTTTATCCTGGTCTTGCCGGCCTCCAGGCCCTCGGCGGTCTTGAACCTGACGGTGATGGTCGGCCCGCGCTCGATGAATGCCTGGACGGCCAGCCAGGCGCCGATGACGGCCGCCACGATGGGCACGATCCAGACGAGTTGCAGCGAGCCGCGCTTCTTTGTCTTCGCGACGGCTTCGGGGAGATCGGCCAGATCCGGAATGGGCGTTTCGTCAGCCACGGCGTTCCTCGATCGGGTCCCAGATCAGCCGCGGATCGAAGGTCTCTGCGGCAAACATGGTGAGCACCACGACGGCACCGAAGGCGATCGCGCCCGGACCGGCCCGGATGGTCGCGAACGCCTGGAACTGCACCAGCGCGGCCAGGATCGCGGCCACGAAGATGTCGAGCATCGACCACCGGCCGATGAACGCAACGATCCGGAAGATGCGCGCGCGCCGCTCCGGCGCCCACGTGGCGCGGCGTTGAACGGATACGGTGAGAACGGTGAGGGCACCGAGCTTCGCGAGCGGCACCACGATGCTCGCGAAGAAGATGAGCGCCGCGAGCGGCCATGAGCCCGTGACGACGAGGAACACGACACCGCTCATGATGGTGTCGGTCTGCGCGCCGAACAGCGAACCGGTTTCCATCACCGGCAGGACATTGGCCGGGATATAGAGGAGATAAGCCGAGATCAACAGCGCGGAGGTGCGCGCCACGCTGGCGGGCTTGCGCGGGTGCAGCCGCGCGCCGCAGCGCCTGCACATCGAGGCGTGCGTTTGGGCGGTCGAACGGTGCAAGAGACCGCAGGCGTGACACGCGAGGAGACCGAATCGAGCGGCGCTGATGGCCCTCACGGCAATGCCCGCACCCGCGCCCAGATGCTCTGGGCATCGAAGGACGCCGCCGTCGCGCACAGGAGCAGCATGAGCGCGGCGAACGACCAAAGCGCCACACCGATGTGCACGCTGGCGAGATGGGCGAGCTTCACCAGCGACACCAGCATGCCGAGCAGGAACACCTCGACCATCCCCCAGGGCTTGACCGCCTGGATCAGGCGTAACAGCGCCGGCACCCCGGGCGGGAGCCGCCCGAACTTGAGCGGCACCAACAGGTAGAGCAGGGTGGCGAGATCGATCGCCGGTATCAGGATGGTGGTCACGAACACCAGCGCCGCGACCGCGCTCATGCCCGTCGCGTGCAGGGCCTGCACCGTACCGAACACCGTCGTCGAGGTGTGGTTGCCCTGGGAATCGAGGCCCAGGATCGGGAAGGTGTTGGCGATCACGAAGAGCGTCGCGGCCGCGAGCGCATAGGCGAGGGTGCGATCGAGGCTGTCGGGGACCTTCCGGTACAGCAGCGCGTCACAGCGCGGGCAGCGCGCCGTCCCACCCTCGGAAAGCACGACCGCGCGCTGGAGCAGGTCGCACTCCCGACAGGCGACCAGGCTCTGCGTCGAAAAAAATGGTCGCGAGCGCAACGGCTTTTTCACAAGCGCTCACTGTACCATGCGGGGGGATCGGGACAAGCCGCGGCGTCATCCCGGGCACCCCGACGCCCGCCCATCCCTTTTGCGTGACCGCTAGATCCACTACCCTAAGACGTACCGCATGAGCGCCCCTGCCCACCGCCCATCCCCGCCGCCCCGGCGCGCGGTCGCCGTCTGGCTCTTTCTCGTATGCGCGGCGATCGCCGTCATGGTGGTCCTGGGCGGGGTGACCCGGCTCGCGCACGCGGGCCTGTCCATCGTCGAGTGGCGCCCGGTCACGGGGGTCCTGCCGCCTCGGTCCGATGCGCAATGGGAAGAGGCGTTTGCCGCCTACCGGCAGTTCCCGGAATACCAGAAGCTCAAGCGCGGCATGGACCTCTCCCAATTCAAATCCATCTACTGGCTCGAATACCTGCACCGCCTGGGGGGGCGACTCATCGGCGTACTGTTCCTCCTGCCCTTCCTGTGGTTTCTCATCAGGGGCACGATCTCCGGGGCGCTCGCCGTGCAGCTCGTCGGGATGTTCCTGCTCGGCGGCGCGCAGGGGGTGCTCGGGTGGTATATGGTGAAGAGCGGGTTGGCCGACCGCCCCGATGTCAGCGCCTACCGCCTGACCGCGCACCTCGGCCTCGCGCTCCTGATTTATGGCTATGGCCTGTGGCTGGCCATGGGGTTATTGGGCGCCGGAACAGAACACGAGGCCTCCGGGCGCCTGCGCACCTTCGTTGCCGCACTCATTGGTCTCGTCGGCATCACCATCCTCTCGGGCGGGTTCGTCGCGGGGCTGGATGCGGGGTTCGCCTATAACACCTTTCCGCTCATGGGCGGGCAACTG
The nucleotide sequence above comes from Pseudomonadota bacterium. Encoded proteins:
- a CDS encoding MlaD family protein — translated: MADETPIPDLADLPEAVAKTKKRGSLQLVWIVPIVAAVIGAWLAVQAFIERGPTITVRFKTAEGLEAGKTRIKYKEVDIGLVTEVVLGEDRKTVVATAELSKQAESFLVEDTRFWVVRPRVAGGQVSGLGTLLSGSYVGIDPGKASKSRRSFKGLETAPIVTGDRPGRQFVLRADELGSLEIGSPVYFRRLQVGEVIGFKLAKDGTEVSFRIFVRAPYDRFVTADTRFWNASGVDVALDAGGFRVQTQSLTSILLGGIAFQTPPDVEPGPPSEPNTRFTLFANQGEAFEHPDTVAETYLLLFDESVRGLSVGAAVDFRGLTIGEVTAIGLEIHPTTMEIHSPVEIRIYPDRLRARLLNPVSPARDLVESVRRYVDRGLRGQLRSGNLLTGQRYVALDFFPNAPKITLDTTRTPLQIPTMPGTFEELQTMLESIVTQLERVPFEQIGDDVHRALVRLDPLLQAADKLVKDLGTGIAPELHATLGQARQTLATAEHGLLAADAPVQTDVRETLREVRRATEALRNLSDFLERHPESLIRGKQEGRP
- a CDS encoding paraquat-inducible protein A — encoded protein: MKKPLRSRPFFSTQSLVACRECDLLQRAVVLSEGGTARCPRCDALLYRKVPDSLDRTLAYALAAATLFVIANTFPILGLDSQGNHTSTTVFGTVQALHATGMSAVAALVFVTTILIPAIDLATLLYLLVPLKFGRLPPGVPALLRLIQAVKPWGMVEVFLLGMLVSLVKLAHLASVHIGVALWSFAALMLLLCATAASFDAQSIWARVRALP
- a CDS encoding paraquat-inducible protein A encodes the protein MRAISAARFGLLACHACGLLHRSTAQTHASMCRRCGARLHPRKPASVARTSALLISAYLLYIPANVLPVMETGSLFGAQTDTIMSGVVFLVVTGSWPLAALIFFASIVVPLAKLGALTVLTVSVQRRATWAPERRARIFRIVAFIGRWSMLDIFVAAILAALVQFQAFATIRAGPGAIAFGAVVVLTMFAAETFDPRLIWDPIEERRG
- a CDS encoding COX15/CtaA family protein, which codes for MSAPAHRPSPPPRRAVAVWLFLVCAAIAVMVVLGGVTRLAHAGLSIVEWRPVTGVLPPRSDAQWEEAFAAYRQFPEYQKLKRGMDLSQFKSIYWLEYLHRLGGRLIGVLFLLPFLWFLIRGTISGALAVQLVGMFLLGGAQGVLGWYMVKSGLADRPDVSAYRLTAHLGLALLIYGYGLWLAMGLLGAGTEHEASGRLRTFVAALIGLVGITILSGGFVAGLDAGFAYNTFPLMGGQLVPEGLWLLEPVYRNFFENPVTAQFGHRVLAILTLVLIAVFWFRAGSEPLPARARLACRGLLGAALLQVGLGIATLILVVPLPLAAAHQAGAVLLWTAALWTAAELGGRSSA